Proteins encoded by one window of Thermoplasmata archaeon:
- a CDS encoding acyl-CoA dehydratase activase, whose product MHGAGLRRGADAGGGGVAVITAGVDVGSTYTKVSILADGKVVGYAVVPTGADAEAAAAECLKRALEMARLKRPDVQYIVSTGYGRKLVQLTIANESVSEIMANAAGTRFIAADKGIRTILDIGGQDTKIISLDAKGNMVKFQMNDRCAAGTGRFLEVMARVLEIPLDQLGPESLKSKNPVTISSTCTVFAKSEVASMLARRVPKEDIAAGIHKSMAERMAIMARKVGVVERVFFDGGPARNIGMRKAMEDELKVKLVVPEMPQIVTSIGAARIAAERAAAKGAG is encoded by the coding sequence GTGCATGGTGCGGGGCTCCGGCGCGGCGCGGATGCAGGCGGTGGAGGGGTGGCCGTGATAACCGCTGGAGTGGACGTTGGCTCGACCTACACGAAGGTCTCAATTCTGGCCGATGGTAAGGTCGTCGGCTACGCAGTCGTGCCAACGGGCGCGGACGCGGAGGCGGCGGCGGCGGAGTGCCTCAAGAGAGCCCTCGAGATGGCGAGGCTGAAGAGGCCGGACGTGCAGTACATCGTCTCCACGGGCTATGGAAGGAAGCTTGTCCAGCTCACGATAGCCAATGAGTCCGTCAGCGAGATAATGGCCAACGCTGCCGGAACGAGGTTCATCGCTGCGGACAAAGGCATACGCACCATTTTGGACATCGGAGGGCAGGACACGAAAATAATATCCCTTGATGCAAAGGGGAACATGGTCAAGTTCCAAATGAACGACAGGTGCGCCGCCGGAACCGGCCGCTTCCTCGAGGTCATGGCTAGGGTTCTCGAGATACCACTCGACCAGCTCGGCCCGGAGAGCCTGAAGTCCAAGAACCCGGTCACAATCAGCAGCACCTGTACCGTCTTCGCAAAGTCCGAGGTGGCGTCGATGCTCGCGCGCAGGGTGCCCAAGGAGGACATCGCCGCAGGAATCCATAAGTCAATGGCGGAGAGGATGGCGATAATGGCGAGGAAGGTCGGTGTGGTGGAGAGGGTCTTCTTCGACGGGGGTCCTGCGAGGAACATCGGTATGCGGAAGGCGATGGAGGACGAACTTAAGGTGAAGCTCGTGGTCCCGGAGATGCCGCAGATAGTGACCTCGATAGGCGCCGCGCGAATCGCCGCGGAGAGGGCGGCAGCTAAGGGGGCGGGGTAG
- a CDS encoding acyl-CoA dehydratase activase produces MTAAGVDVGSIATKAVLLADGRMLAHATRPTGLDAAGAALGALEECCGAAGVCREDLVAIVATGNGRKAIPFATKEVSEIMAFAKGARHLLPQVRTAIDLGGQGIRVISMSEQGTVVKFLTNDKCSTGTGCFLEVMAAALDTKTEELGRLALASKVHHNISNTCTVFAESEVVSLVARGKNREDIIAGLLDAMAAKVKTMVNQLGLRREVFFGGGVARNEGAVRALEGALGVPLHVPDNPDVIGALGAALSAGVR; encoded by the coding sequence ATGACCGCAGCCGGGGTTGATGTCGGTTCAATAGCCACCAAAGCTGTTCTCCTCGCCGATGGCAGAATGCTCGCACACGCTACCAGACCGACCGGCCTAGACGCCGCGGGCGCCGCGCTCGGGGCGCTTGAGGAGTGCTGCGGGGCCGCTGGAGTCTGCAGGGAGGACCTGGTAGCGATTGTGGCGACGGGCAATGGAAGGAAGGCGATTCCTTTCGCAACGAAGGAGGTCTCCGAGATAATGGCCTTCGCGAAGGGGGCCCGGCACCTCCTGCCGCAGGTGAGGACCGCTATCGACCTAGGTGGCCAGGGAATTCGAGTTATTTCAATGAGCGAGCAGGGGACGGTGGTCAAGTTCCTGACCAACGACAAGTGCTCGACGGGCACGGGCTGCTTCCTCGAGGTGATGGCGGCGGCGCTTGACACAAAGACTGAGGAGCTTGGGAGGCTCGCGCTCGCCTCGAAGGTGCACCACAACATCAGCAACACCTGCACCGTGTTTGCGGAGTCGGAGGTGGTATCGCTCGTCGCGAGGGGGAAGAACAGGGAGGACATCATCGCCGGCCTCCTCGACGCCATGGCGGCCAAGGTAAAGACGATGGTCAACCAGCTCGGGCTCAGGAGGGAGGTCTTCTTCGGCGGCGGAGTGGCGAGGAACGAGGGGGCCGTGAGAGCATTAGAGGGGGCGCTAGGGGTCCCGCTCCATGTGCCCGATAACCCGGACGTCATAGGGGCACTCGGCGCGGCGCTCAGCGCGGGGGTGAGGTGA